In Cololabis saira isolate AMF1-May2022 chromosome 10, fColSai1.1, whole genome shotgun sequence, a single window of DNA contains:
- the stard3nl gene encoding STARD3 N-terminal-like protein: MDSRSSIDSRLTGRGMGSVDAIPASVRVDSYDAAEKKCISDVRRTFCLFVTFDLLFITLLWIIELNVNGGIQTQLEKEVLCYDYHASFFDIFLLAVFRFAVLILAYAVCKLRHWWAIAVTTAVCCAFLIAKVILSKLLSQGAFGYLLPIISFVLAWIETWLLDFKVLPQEAEDENRYQSFMDATERAPLMGPGPLSDGQFYSPPESVADSDEDLDDKHDPEKGLIQQVT, encoded by the exons ATGGACAGCAGGAGCAGCATCGACTCGCGGCTGACCGGGAGGGGAATGGGATCCGTGGACGCCATCCCCGCCTCCGTGAGGGTGGATTCGTACGACGCCGCGGAGAAGAAGTGCATCTCCGACGTGAGGAGGACCTTCTGCCTCTTCGTCACCTTCGACCTCCTGTTCATCACGCTGCTCTGGATCATAGAGCTCAAC GTGAACGGCGGCATCCAGACGCAGCTGGAGAAAGAGGTCCTGTGCTACGACTACCACGCCTCCTTCTTTGACATCTTT CTGCTGGCCGTCTTCAGGTTCGCCGTTCTCATCCTGGCCTACGCCGTCTGCAAGCTCCGCCACTGGTGGGCCATTGCT GTCACCACGGCCGTCTGCTGCGCGTTCCTGATCGCTAAGGTCATTTTATCCAAG ctgctGTCCCAGGGGGCCTTCGGCTACCTGCTGCCCATCATCTCCTTCGTTCTGGCCTGGATAGAAACGTGGCTGCTGGACTTCAAGGTCCTTCCTCAGGAGGCCGAAGACGAGAACA GATATCAGTCCTTCATGGACGCCACGGAGAGGGCTCCCCTCATGGGTCCGGGTCCTTTATCCGACGGGCAGTTCTACTCACCCCCGGAGTCTGTGGCAG
- the LOC133452399 gene encoding tripartite motif-containing protein 16-like yields the protein MAQKGDQLDQETFSCSICLDLLKDPVTIPCGHSYCMNCINNFWDGAEEKKIPSCPQCKQAFTPKPVLVKSTMLAALVEQMKKTGLQAAPADHCYAGPEDVACDFCSGRKLKAIKSCLFCLASYCEKHLQPHHDVAPLKKHKLVDPSKNLQDNICPRHDEVRKMFCRTDQKCICYLCSVDEHKGHDTVSAAAERTERQREMEVSRQQIQQEIQDREKDVKLLQQEVEAVNQSADKTVEDSEEIFTELISLLQKRSSDVKQQIRSQQETEVRRVKELEEKLQQEITDLKRRDAEMKQLSDTEDHNQFLHNYLSLSPLSESTHSSSISIRPLRYFEDVTAAVSEVRGQLQDILRDRWTNISLTITDVDVLLSDSQPEPKSRAGFLKYSCEITLDPNTAHTQLLLSEENRKVTFMNQHQSYSRHPDRFSEYWQVLSNQSLTGRHYWEVEWKAEAVYVAVAYKDISRSGRWNGSGFGANEKSWTFYYNFDNYEFCHNNIRTPISGPQTSRIGVYLDHRAGVLSFYSVSETMTLLHRVQTTFTQPLHVGLCVYLFPGDSADLCKLK from the coding sequence ATGGCGCAGAAAGGAGAtcagctggaccaggaaactttTTCTTGTTCGATCTGTTTGGATCTTTTAAAGGATCCGGTGActattccctgtggacacagttaCTGTATGAACTGTATTAACAACTTCTGGGATGGAGCAGAGGAGAAGAAAATTCCCAGCTGTCCTCAGTGCAAACAGGCGTTCACTCCGAAGCCTGTGCTGGTGAAAAGCACTATGTTAGCAGCTTTAGTGGAGCAGATGAAGAAGACTGGACtccaagctgctcctgctgatcactgctatgctggacctgaAGATGTGGCCTGTGATTTCTGCTCTGGAAGAAAACTGAAAGCCATCAAGTCCTGTTTATTCTGTCTGGCCTCTTACTGCGAGAAACACCTTCAACCTCATCATGATGTGGCTCCATTAAAGAAACACAAGCTGGTGGATCCCtccaagaacctgcaggacaacatcTGCCCCCGTCATGATGAGGTGAGGAAGATGTTCTGTCGTACTGATCAGAAGTGTATCTgttatctctgctctgtggatgaacataaaggccacgacacagtctcagctgcagcagaaaggactgaaaggcagagagagatggaggtgagtcgacaacaaatccagcaggagatccaggacagagagaaagatgtgaagctgcttcagcaggaggtggaggccgtcaatcagtctgctgataaaacagtggaggacagtgaggagatcttcactgagctgatctctctcctccagaaaagaagctctgatgtgaagcagcagatcagatcccagcaggaaactgaagtgaggagagtcaaagagctggaggagaagctgcagcaggagatcactgacctgaagaggagagacgctgagatgaagcagctctcaGACACCGAGGACCACAACCAGTTTCTCCACAACTACCTCTCACTGTCACCACTCAGTGagtccacacactcctccagcatcagcatccgtcctctcaggtactttgaggatgtgacagcagctgtgtcagaggtcagaggtcaactacaggacatcctgagagacaggtggacaaacatctcactgaccatcactgatgtggatgttttactgtcagattcacaaccagaaccaaagagcagagctggattcttgaaatattcatgtgaaatcactctggatccaaacacagcaCATACGCAACTGTTActgtcagaggagaacagaaaggtgactTTTATGAACCAACATCAGTCTTATTCTCgtcatccagacagattcagtGAATATTGGCAGGTGTTGAGTAATCagagtctgactggacgtcattactgggaggtggagtgGAAAGCAGAAGCTGTCTATGTAGCAGTCGCGTACAAGGATATCAGCAGATCAGGAAGGTGGAACGGAAGTGGATTTGGAGCAAATGAAAAATCTTGGACCTTTTATTATAACTTTGACAATTATGAATTTTGCCACAACAACATCCGAACCCCCATCTCAGGTCCTCAGACGTCCAGAATAGGAGTTTAcctggatcacagagcaggtgttctgtccttctacagcgtctctgaaaccatgaccctcctccacagagtccagaccaccTTCACTCAGCCGCTTCATGTGGGACTTTGTGTTTACCTCTTTCCAGGAGACTCTGCGGATCTTTGTAAACTTAAGTAA